Proteins encoded together in one Dermacentor variabilis isolate Ectoservices chromosome 2, ASM5094787v1, whole genome shotgun sequence window:
- the LOC142570463 gene encoding acid-sensing ion channel 1-like — protein MESYLRRLGEWRRGATNFFGNSRGQLKPTPPSVIDLSRLRPAQQQLSRRRGSFFRDKATSARSGVQEATANCCLTARGLYSQSTVPGFIQMAQARNPFRIIIWFVAFVGLGSVALSNLYELMHEYFQYPLTVNIRLEDVNNVEFPAVTLCNLNPVRKSQLCGQETDLDYNLQEFLCNKSAETTVTRGEDEDQLEQFVMWLATKQRTEPELAKTLGHQLADLLRTCSIQGIKCDLDRMFTLVFSSRYGNCFCFHCNSNNEPVFRYRRLGRPEQGLELLIAVEQHEYLPITPEAGYMVMIHKQGHDPEEATDGIFVSPGQTTYVGVTVDMR, from the exons ATGGAGTCGTACCTCCGGCGGCTGGGCGAGTGGCGACGCGGAGCCACAAACTTCTTCGGCAACAGTCGGGGGCAGTTGAAACCGACACCTCCTTCAGTGATCGACTTGAGCCGCCTGCGACCGGCGCAGCAGCAGCTGAGCCGAAGGCGCGGATCCTTCTTCAGGGACAAAGCCACGTCCGCTCGTTCGGGTGTGCAGGAAGCTACGGCCAACTGCTGTCTGACGGCTCGAGGTTTGTACTCGCAGTCTACGGTTCCCGGGTTCATCCAGATGGCGCAAGCTCGGAACCCGTTTCGCATCATCATCTGGTTTGTGGCGTTCGTTGGCCTCGGGTCGGTGGCACTGAGCAATCTGTACGAACTGATGCACGAATACTTCCAGTACCCGCTCACTGTGAACATCCGACTAGAGGACGTCAACAATGTAGAGTTCCCGGCCGTCACGCTATGCAACCTCAATCCTGTGCGAAAAAGTCAGCTGTGCGGCCAGGAGACTGACCTCGACTACAACCTCCAGGAGTTCCTCTGCAACAAGTCTGCTGAGACGACGGTG ACACGAGGCGAGGACGAAGACCAGCTCGAACAGTTCGTCATGTGGTTGGCTACTAAGCAGCGCACTGAGCCGGAACTTGCCAAGACACTGGGCCACCAGCTGGCCGACCTGCTTCGAACCTGCAGCATTCAAGGGATCAAATGCGATTTGGACAG gatGTTCACCCTCGTCTTCAGTTCCAGATACGGCAATTGTTTCTGCTTTCACTGCAACAGCAACAACGAACCAGTATTTCGCTACCGAAGACTTGGAAGGCCAGAACAAG GTCTTGAGCTACTGATTGCAGTGGAGCAGCACGAATACCTGCCCATCACGCCTGAAGCCGGCTACATGGTGATGATACACAAGCAGGGACACGATCCTGAAGAAGCCACCGATGGCATCTTTGTATCCCCCGGACAGACCACCTACGTTGGTGTCACCGTG GATATGCGGTAA